Part of the Gramella sp. Hel_I_59 genome, TGGCAGTTGATCTTGAAACCGGAACATTTGAAACGCTCGACCATCAACGTGATGAAGCATGGCTCGCAGGACCGGGAATTGGTTATACTTATTACGGATATGAAACTATGGGATGGTTGCCAGAAAATAAGCATATTTATTTTCAAACTGAAGAATCAGGTTATTCTCATTTAGTGATCCTTAATACGAAAACAGGAAAAAAGAAAGATCTTACTCCCGGAAATTATGAAGTTTTTGATCCTATGATCTCGAATGATGGAAAGCACTGGTATTTCACTTCTTCGAAAGTTCATGCCGGGGAAAGACATTTTTATAAAATGCCTTTAATGGGCGGTGATATGGAGCAACTTACTTCCATGACCGGGAATAACGATGTACGATTATCTCCAGATGAATCGCAAATGGCGATCACTTATTCCTATATGAACAAACCGGAAGAACTATTTCTAAAAGAAACCTCAACAACTGCTGAAACGATCCAGATAACCGATGGCAGATCTGAAGCCTTTAAAGCCTATGACTGGCGTGAACCTCAACTTATTAAATTTACGGCGCAGGATGGAGCGAAAGTTCCAGCCAGACTATATCTTCCTGAAGAGGATGTGAAAAATGATGCCGCAATTGTATTTGTACATGGTGCTGGTTATTTGCAAAATGCTCACAAATGGTGGTCCAGTTATTTTCGCGAATATATGTTCCATAACCTTTTAACTGATCTTGGTTACACCGTTATCGATATCGACTATCGTGGGAGCGCCGGTTATGGAAGGGATTGGAGAACTGGAATTTACAGGCATATGGGCGGGAAAGACCTAAGTGACCAGGTAGATGGTGCAAATTATCTTATAGAAGAATATGATATCAATCCTGAAAAAGTGGGTATTTATGGTGGTAGTTATGGCGGATTTATCACCTTGATGGCTTTATTTACTGAAGCTGAAACTTTCCAGGCAGGTGCTGCTTTAAGGTCTGTAACAGACTGGGCACACTACAATCATGGTTATACCAGCAATATTCTTAACGAACCTTCCCAGGATCCAATTGCCTACAAACGCTCTTCACCTATTTATTTTGCTGAAGGACTTGAAGGTGATTTATTGATCGCTCATGGAATGGTAGATGTAAATGTGCATTTTCAGGATGTGGTGAGATTAAGTCAGCGTTTGATCGAATTAGGTAAAGAGAACTGGGAGCTTGCCGTTTATCCAGTGGAGGACCACGGATTCGTGGAGCCTAGTAGCTGGACTGATGAATACAGAAGAATACTGGAATTATTTAATGAAAACCTATTGGAAGAATGATAGATATTAAATTTGTAAGAGAACAATTTCCTGCTCTTGAACGGGATTTCGTTTTTATGGATAATGCTGGAGGATCACAGGTTTTAAAGCAGGTCACTGACAAGATCACAGATTACCTGCTTCACTCCAATGTACAACTTGGTGCTTCTTACGCTGTTTCCCAGGAAGCCGGAGACAGACTAAAAGCTTCTACGAAAGTTGTTTCAGAGCTTATCAATGCTTCCAGACCTGAGGAGATCGTGATTGGTTCCAGTACGACCATGCTAATGCGAATTCTCAGCCTGAGCATTAGTAAGAACTGGCAAAAGGGAGATGAGGTCATTGTGAGTAATACAGACCATGAGGCTAATGTTTCTCCATGGACAGATCTTGAAAAGTCTGGCTTCAAGTTTAAAATATGGCAGGTAAATCCAGAATCTCTGGAACTTGATACTAAAGATCTTGAAAATTTATTGACAGAAAAGACGAGACTCGTTGCGGTTACTCACGCCTCCAATGTGCTGGGAACGATCAATCCTGTTAAGCAATACGCTGAAATTGTCCACAAAGCCGGTGCTTTGATCTGTGTAGACGGTGTCGCCTATGCACCGCATAGAAAAGTTGACGTTCAGGAGCTGGATGCCGACTTCTATACGTTTAGCTGGTACAAGACTTACGGACCACACCTGGCCATGATGTATGGTAAATATGATCTACTGAAAGAGCTGGAAAGTATCAACCATTATTTTATAGATAAAGATGCTGTTCCATATAAACTGCAACCCGGAAATTTTAATTTCGAACTTACTTATGCGGTTTCCGGAATTACCGATTACTATGCTGAATTGCACGATCATCATTTCGACGGAAAAGATCTTCAGTTTAAGGAAAAATTGAATAAAACCTACGAGCTTATTTCTGCCCATGAAGAGAAGTTGGCCACAAGACTTCTGGATTATTTGAATTCAGTTTCAGAAATAAAGATCATTGGACTACCCAGTGCTGCTGCTGAAAAAAGAGTGCCTACTATTTCATTTGTGCACAACAACTTCCGAAGTAATGAAATTGTAGAGGCAGTAAATCCTCATAATATTGGGATCAGGTTTGGTGATTTCTATGCTAAAAAATTAATTCAGGACCTTCAGCTGGAAGATAAGAACGGCGTGGTAAGAGTGAGCCTGGTTCATTACAATACGCTGGAAGAAGTTGATAAACTAATAGAAGTTTTTAAGACGATCTTTAAGTCTTAACGGTAATTTCCGAAGACACGATTAAAAGGTACTTTGAATCCCAGTAAAATGGAATTTCTTCGTACCTGATCCCGTACTACTTCCAGTACCTCTGCCTGTGCGGAGATTTCAAATGTAAATTGGTT contains:
- a CDS encoding cysteine desulfurase-like protein; this translates as MIDIKFVREQFPALERDFVFMDNAGGSQVLKQVTDKITDYLLHSNVQLGASYAVSQEAGDRLKASTKVVSELINASRPEEIVIGSSTTMLMRILSLSISKNWQKGDEVIVSNTDHEANVSPWTDLEKSGFKFKIWQVNPESLELDTKDLENLLTEKTRLVAVTHASNVLGTINPVKQYAEIVHKAGALICVDGVAYAPHRKVDVQELDADFYTFSWYKTYGPHLAMMYGKYDLLKELESINHYFIDKDAVPYKLQPGNFNFELTYAVSGITDYYAELHDHHFDGKDLQFKEKLNKTYELISAHEEKLATRLLDYLNSVSEIKIIGLPSAAAEKRVPTISFVHNNFRSNEIVEAVNPHNIGIRFGDFYAKKLIQDLQLEDKNGVVRVSLVHYNTLEEVDKLIEVFKTIFKS
- a CDS encoding prolyl oligopeptidase family serine peptidase is translated as MLQRFAFLAILCLSFLQLNAQTSELSVEKIMQDPQWMGNFPDRVRWGIHSENVYFQYNPEGNAVDSLYKIEIDNPQKILKVSPEESKAMIPTYGDFSSDRKKMLYTDDGKLIIYDMNDRSKKELISLPFRISDPEFSASENEILFQAEDNAFLYHLENGTLQQLTNIKSGSKKASADKKLDEKDQWLQDENLDLLQVVRERKENREASKKYRESTSDPEEFTFYLDNKNMSNFVISPNAKYAAFSLIDRESGKNTGVPNYVNESGYTEDLSARSKVGDLKYSAELALYQIEKDTVLKFDFSSLPGISKLPDYTADYPEKEWKKEPRPVIPSSMKFSPEGDKAVVNIRSTDNKDRWIVAVDLETGTFETLDHQRDEAWLAGPGIGYTYYGYETMGWLPENKHIYFQTEESGYSHLVILNTKTGKKKDLTPGNYEVFDPMISNDGKHWYFTSSKVHAGERHFYKMPLMGGDMEQLTSMTGNNDVRLSPDESQMAITYSYMNKPEELFLKETSTTAETIQITDGRSEAFKAYDWREPQLIKFTAQDGAKVPARLYLPEEDVKNDAAIVFVHGAGYLQNAHKWWSSYFREYMFHNLLTDLGYTVIDIDYRGSAGYGRDWRTGIYRHMGGKDLSDQVDGANYLIEEYDINPEKVGIYGGSYGGFITLMALFTEAETFQAGAALRSVTDWAHYNHGYTSNILNEPSQDPIAYKRSSPIYFAEGLEGDLLIAHGMVDVNVHFQDVVRLSQRLIELGKENWELAVYPVEDHGFVEPSSWTDEYRRILELFNENLLEE